In the Anastrepha obliqua isolate idAnaObli1 chromosome 1, idAnaObli1_1.0, whole genome shotgun sequence genome, one interval contains:
- the LOC129252925 gene encoding uncharacterized protein LOC129252925 — protein MELHLLAFYIILLGYTRAYAAEQEANYKLILDKLTADKEAEDIVKVKVELDKSEDAVKINGEVEQLIDMDNTWKVKLVFKRADEANEEYTEMMALPAMGICDFLKIYYRMYVYKSLVKYSNAPSPYICPIVKNTYFVKEYPFTSDKLKSIINPGFYRMEAILYHEDEEKFKYSLEGHVVEEK, from the exons ATGGAACTTCATTTGTTggctttttatataattttacttGGCTACACCAGAGCTTACGCTGCGGAACAGGAAGCAAATTACAAGTTAATTTTGGACAAGCTGACAGCAGACAAAGAGGCTGAAGATATAGTTAAAGTTAAGGTGGAGCTGGATAAAAGCGAGGATGCTGTGAAAATTAATGGCGAAGTGGAGCAACTTATTGACATGGATAATACATGGAAG GTAAAATTAGTATTCAAAAGAGCCGATGAAGCAAATGAAGAATATACTGAAATGATGGCACTGCCCGCAATGGGTATTTGTGACTTcctgaaaatatattatagaatGTATGTTTACAAGTCATTAGTGAAGTATTCGAATGCACCTTCACCGTATATTTGCCCGATCGTAAAGAATACTTACTTCGTAAAAGAATATCCCTTTACTTCGGACAagttaaaaagtattataaatcCGGGTTTCTATCGCATGGAAGCAATTTTGTACCACGAAGATGAGGAGAAATTCAAGTACAGCTTAGAAGGTCATGTAGTGGAagagaaataa
- the LOC129236028 gene encoding uncharacterized protein LOC129236028: protein MKHQQVIVDYWNMFKASFTCLLLAFSGYVLIKMVQTIFWLPGYLQKNQKRLEELAAQYSLELDEDKTIADDLKAQIEEVVEEQKPTLQQRNDEDIDTSTDVATKIEEPKKHK from the exons ATGAAGCATCAACAAGTTATTGTTGACTATTGGAATATGTTCAAAGCTTCATTCACATGTTTACTTTTGGCCTTTTCTGGTTACGTTTTAATCAA GATGGTGCAAACCATATTTTGGCTGCCaggatatttgcaaaaaaatcaaaaacgttTGGAAGAATTGGCGGCGCAATACTCTTTGGAACTGGATGAAGATAAAACTATTGCAGACGATTTAAAAGCACAGATAGAAGAAGTCGTTGAAGAACAAAAACCGACACTTCAACAACGAAACGATGAAGATATAGATACCAGCACAGATGTTGCAACGAAAATTGAAGAACCTAAAAAGcacaaataa
- the LOC129252926 gene encoding protein AAR2 homolog, protein MNIDESHLEMEPGLAKQLFASGAVLVITGTPVGTEFGIDLCNYKIGEKFRGVKMIPPGPHYIWCASCGPYGDVAPRVGFVHFFKSEEVVVREWNERDEEMQESQSNDRELEKKRIRDNLKEFDSFLAPYDYRYYNKWKLLVDKVTESTVDRCRPILGPIRTNVELQSCPDEDRPRGTLHINSLQQQCGKITVNESDLLPNLKPVEGTAPRFTELPERVPQNATPAEISRNSMDCVDAITKLVGKFHSSEALIEEEQLAFVFYLVGCSVESLAHWLKILNLLSHSEKAIHDFKILYMKYCEALMQQLPHLPEELMEAGEYNTVYKDVRSLLVNLNMGGLEASADKLMRKLQKTLKWEFDGLLDEDPEDMPVVVEIA, encoded by the coding sequence ATGAATATTGACGAATCGCATTTAGAAATGGAGCCTGGGTTGGCGAAACAACTATTTGCTAGCGGTGCAGTGTTGGTAATAACAGGAACACCAGTTGGCACAGAATTCGGCATTGATCTGTGTAACTACAAAATTGGTGAGAAATTTCGTGGTGTAAAAATGATACCACCTGGTCCACATTACATCTGGTGTGCATCATGTGGCCCTTACGGCGATGTGGCGCCACGAGTTGGATTTGTGCATTTCTTCAAAAGCGAGGAAGTTGTAGTTCGTGAATGGAACGAACGTGATGAAGAAATGCAAGAGAGTCAGAGTAATGACCGCGAACTGGAAAAGAAACGAATACGCGACAATCTAAAGGAGTTTGATAGTTTTCTGGCACCCTATGACTATAGATATTACAATAAGTGGAAACTTCTAGTGGACAAAGTCACCGAATCCACAGTAGATCGTTGCAGGCCAATATTGGGACCGATACGCACAAATGTGGAGCTGCAGTCATGCCCAGATGAGGATAGGCCACGCGGTACACTACATATCAATAGCCTGCAACAACAGTGTGGCAAAATAACTGTAAATGAGAGTGACTTGCTACCGAATTTGAAGCCGGTTGAAGGCACTGCACCACGTTTCACCGAGCTGCCAGAGCGGGTTCCGCAAAATGCGACGCCAGCTGAAATTTCGCGAAATAGTATGGATTGTGTGGATGCAATCACGAAACTTGTTGGTAAATTTCACAGTTCAGAAGCGTTGATCGAGGAGGAACAACTGGCCTTTGTATTCTATTTAGTTGGCTGCTCAGTGGAATCGCTGGCACAttggcttaaaattttaaatttgctgtCGCACTCAGAAAAGGCTATACAcgatttcaaaattctgtatatgAAATACTGTGAGGCATTGATGCAACAGTTGCCGCATCTGCCAGAAGAACTGATGGAAGCAGGTGAATATAACACAGTTTATAAAGATGTCAGATCGTTGCTCGTAAACTTAAATATGGGTGGCTTGGAAGCGAGTGCAGATAAACTTATGAGAAAGTTGCAAAAAACATTAAAGTGGGAGTTCGACGGATTGCTAGATGAAGATCCTGAAGATATGCCAGTTGTGGTTGAGATTGCatag
- the LOC129252927 gene encoding uncharacterized protein LOC129252927 isoform X3: MLLHRLHAVIWLFSGVIGLYAYPTINLPLLFGPSVHGENTYRFKKSGLEIHSDTDVVELEKLKGHYDNENAEVTEQKPTYPDETFEPYNVDKTVNAEPLSESQELEHQLEQMPAITTKLEKSTTTELPLVPVVPDTRGEQQSPVEGSGMHRPPTLQHDNGGKAPAEAGGATSGQQQLAESGTAITAGGNPPAPSAIKPFYGAARLAFGQNPEVLPTTTTTSTKMTTSATSTSTSTTTTTTTTEAPIQSNSDGKSTTAVESDTLPLDVETVGLNEKEIMGTNPSAKLTEQIKSTAQRRSVTLMPPQQTVGDLLKRHNGQISPLDMAQYVFWTGDEAGVARAVEELIDRGVISRENALAFLREVRVGIEYLQQSYTNRIFPEAGLNINIDKKMFDFPQTKPIAPTTVLPINEKPLLPYLRLDRLLHASNKNPTKSVENISVWHKLQALNNDGNQDLNDYDETGERTKISQFLYNEYTLEDILYKLAKIMFAQSLSHGSDEAQHELQKLTEFLEREGSLGVIPIDLQKKVLHILFRALSDTLAERPELLSAANVNLANPYNRLPMRILEP, encoded by the exons GCCCTTCTGTACATGGTGAGAATACATACAGATTCAAAAAGAGTGGCTTAGAGATTCAT TCCGACACCGATGTTGTTGAATTGGAGAAATTAAAAGGCCATTATGACAATGAAAATGCAGAAGTTACAGAGCAAAAACCAACATACCCAGATGAAACCTTCGAGCCGTACAACGTCGATAAAACCGTTAATGCTGAGCCACTAAGTGAGTCGCAAGAATTGGAGCATCAATTAGAACAAATGCCTGCGATTACCACGAAACTGGAGAAAAGCACAACAACGGAGTTACCGCTAGTTCCGGTAGTTCCCGATACTCGAGGTGAGCAGCAATCACCGGTTGAGGGTAGCGGAATGCATCGTCCACCCACCCTACAACATGACAATGGTGGCAAAGCTCCAGCAGAGGCTGGCGGCGCCACTTCAGGTCAACAGCAACTTGCTGAAAGTGGTACCGCTATAACCGCTGGTGGCAATCCGCCTGCACCGTCTGCCATTAAG CCTTTTTATGGTGCCGCACGGTTGGCATTTGGTCAAAATCCGGAAGTGCTTCCAACCACCACAACTACATCTACAAAAATGACAACGTCCGCCACTTCTACTTCCACTagtactacaacaacaacgacaaccaCTGAAGCACCCATCCAAAGCAACAGCGATGGCAAAAGTACAACTGCTGTTGAATCAGACACACTTCCGCTCGACGTCGAAACTGTCGGTTTGAATGAGAAAGAAATTATGGGAACGAATCCGTCCGCTAAGTTAACTGAACAAATCAAATCAACAGCCCAACGTCGCTCGGTGACCTTAATGCCACCACAACAG acTGTCGGAGATCTTCTCAAGCGTCACAATGGACAAATATCACCACTGGACATGGCCCAGTACGTGTTTTGGACTGGGGATGAGGCGGGTGTTGCACGCGCCGTTGAAGAGCTTATCGATCGAGGAGTG ATTTCGCGTGAAAACGCGTTGGCATTTCTACGAGAGGTGCGTGTTGGCATTGAGTACCTACAACAATCTTATACAAATCGTATTTTCCCCGAAGCTGGTTTGAATATCAACATAGACAAG AAAATGTTCGATTTTCCGCAAACCAAACCGATAGCACCAACAACTGTCTTACCAATAAATGAGAAGCCTTTGCTCCCTTACTTACGACTGGATCGTCTTTTGCACGCTAGCAATAAGAATCCAACGAAATCGGTGGAAAATATATCAGTTTGGCATAAATTGCAAGCGCTAAACAATGACGGTAATCAAG ACTTAAACGATTATGACGAGACCGGCGAAAGAACTAAAATATCGCAATTTCTGTACAATGAATACACTTTGgaagatattttgtataaattggcAAAG ATTATGTTCGCACAATCTTTGTCTCATGGCTCCGATGAAGCACAGCACGAGCTACAGAAATTAACCGAGTTTTTGGAGCGTGAAGGAAGTCTTGGTGTTATACCAATTGATttgcagaaaaaagttttaC acATTTTATTCCGCGCACTTTCCGACACTTTGGCCGAACGTCCTGAATTGTTGTCTGCTGCTAATGTCAATCTTGCAAATCCCTACAATCGTCTTCCTATGCGCATTTTAGAGCCATAA
- the LOC129252927 gene encoding uncharacterized protein LOC129252927 isoform X2, with protein sequence MKQITKKWSNATKKTKMLLHRLHAVIWLFSGVIGLYAYPTINLPLLFGPSVHGENTYRFKKSGLEIHSDTDVVELEKLKGHYDNENAEVTEQKPTYPDETFEPYNVDKTVNAEPLSESQELEHQLEQMPAITTKLEKSTTTELPLVPVVPDTRGEQQSPVEGSGMHRPPTLQHDNGGKAPAEAGGATSGQQQLAESGTAITAGGNPPAPSAIKPFYGAARLAFGQNPEVLPTTTTTSTKMTTSATSTSTSTTTTTTTTEAPIQSNSDGKSTTAVESDTLPLDVETVGLNEKEIMGTNPSAKLTEQIKSTAQRRSVTLMPPQQTVGDLLKRHNGQISPLDMAQYVFWTGDEAGVARAVEELIDRGVISRENALAFLREVRVGIEYLQQSYTNRIFPEAGLNINIDKKMFDFPQTKPIAPTTVLPINEKPLLPYLRLDRLLHASNKNPTKSVENISVWHKLQALNNDDLNDYDETGERTKISQFLYNEYTLEDILYKLAKIMFAQSLSHGSDEAQHELQKLTEFLEREGSLGVIPIDLQKKVLHILFRALSDTLAERPELLSAANVNLANPYNRLPMRILEP encoded by the exons GCCCTTCTGTACATGGTGAGAATACATACAGATTCAAAAAGAGTGGCTTAGAGATTCAT TCCGACACCGATGTTGTTGAATTGGAGAAATTAAAAGGCCATTATGACAATGAAAATGCAGAAGTTACAGAGCAAAAACCAACATACCCAGATGAAACCTTCGAGCCGTACAACGTCGATAAAACCGTTAATGCTGAGCCACTAAGTGAGTCGCAAGAATTGGAGCATCAATTAGAACAAATGCCTGCGATTACCACGAAACTGGAGAAAAGCACAACAACGGAGTTACCGCTAGTTCCGGTAGTTCCCGATACTCGAGGTGAGCAGCAATCACCGGTTGAGGGTAGCGGAATGCATCGTCCACCCACCCTACAACATGACAATGGTGGCAAAGCTCCAGCAGAGGCTGGCGGCGCCACTTCAGGTCAACAGCAACTTGCTGAAAGTGGTACCGCTATAACCGCTGGTGGCAATCCGCCTGCACCGTCTGCCATTAAG CCTTTTTATGGTGCCGCACGGTTGGCATTTGGTCAAAATCCGGAAGTGCTTCCAACCACCACAACTACATCTACAAAAATGACAACGTCCGCCACTTCTACTTCCACTagtactacaacaacaacgacaaccaCTGAAGCACCCATCCAAAGCAACAGCGATGGCAAAAGTACAACTGCTGTTGAATCAGACACACTTCCGCTCGACGTCGAAACTGTCGGTTTGAATGAGAAAGAAATTATGGGAACGAATCCGTCCGCTAAGTTAACTGAACAAATCAAATCAACAGCCCAACGTCGCTCGGTGACCTTAATGCCACCACAACAG acTGTCGGAGATCTTCTCAAGCGTCACAATGGACAAATATCACCACTGGACATGGCCCAGTACGTGTTTTGGACTGGGGATGAGGCGGGTGTTGCACGCGCCGTTGAAGAGCTTATCGATCGAGGAGTG ATTTCGCGTGAAAACGCGTTGGCATTTCTACGAGAGGTGCGTGTTGGCATTGAGTACCTACAACAATCTTATACAAATCGTATTTTCCCCGAAGCTGGTTTGAATATCAACATAGACAAG AAAATGTTCGATTTTCCGCAAACCAAACCGATAGCACCAACAACTGTCTTACCAATAAATGAGAAGCCTTTGCTCCCTTACTTACGACTGGATCGTCTTTTGCACGCTAGCAATAAGAATCCAACGAAATCGGTGGAAAATATATCAGTTTGGCATAAATTGCAAGCGCTAAACAATGACG ACTTAAACGATTATGACGAGACCGGCGAAAGAACTAAAATATCGCAATTTCTGTACAATGAATACACTTTGgaagatattttgtataaattggcAAAG ATTATGTTCGCACAATCTTTGTCTCATGGCTCCGATGAAGCACAGCACGAGCTACAGAAATTAACCGAGTTTTTGGAGCGTGAAGGAAGTCTTGGTGTTATACCAATTGATttgcagaaaaaagttttaC acATTTTATTCCGCGCACTTTCCGACACTTTGGCCGAACGTCCTGAATTGTTGTCTGCTGCTAATGTCAATCTTGCAAATCCCTACAATCGTCTTCCTATGCGCATTTTAGAGCCATAA
- the LOC129252927 gene encoding uncharacterized protein LOC129252927 isoform X1 — translation MKQITKKWSNATKKTKMLLHRLHAVIWLFSGVIGLYAYPTINLPLLFGPSVHGENTYRFKKSGLEIHSDTDVVELEKLKGHYDNENAEVTEQKPTYPDETFEPYNVDKTVNAEPLSESQELEHQLEQMPAITTKLEKSTTTELPLVPVVPDTRGEQQSPVEGSGMHRPPTLQHDNGGKAPAEAGGATSGQQQLAESGTAITAGGNPPAPSAIKPFYGAARLAFGQNPEVLPTTTTTSTKMTTSATSTSTSTTTTTTTTEAPIQSNSDGKSTTAVESDTLPLDVETVGLNEKEIMGTNPSAKLTEQIKSTAQRRSVTLMPPQQTVGDLLKRHNGQISPLDMAQYVFWTGDEAGVARAVEELIDRGVISRENALAFLREVRVGIEYLQQSYTNRIFPEAGLNINIDKKMFDFPQTKPIAPTTVLPINEKPLLPYLRLDRLLHASNKNPTKSVENISVWHKLQALNNDGNQDLNDYDETGERTKISQFLYNEYTLEDILYKLAKIMFAQSLSHGSDEAQHELQKLTEFLEREGSLGVIPIDLQKKVLHILFRALSDTLAERPELLSAANVNLANPYNRLPMRILEP, via the exons GCCCTTCTGTACATGGTGAGAATACATACAGATTCAAAAAGAGTGGCTTAGAGATTCAT TCCGACACCGATGTTGTTGAATTGGAGAAATTAAAAGGCCATTATGACAATGAAAATGCAGAAGTTACAGAGCAAAAACCAACATACCCAGATGAAACCTTCGAGCCGTACAACGTCGATAAAACCGTTAATGCTGAGCCACTAAGTGAGTCGCAAGAATTGGAGCATCAATTAGAACAAATGCCTGCGATTACCACGAAACTGGAGAAAAGCACAACAACGGAGTTACCGCTAGTTCCGGTAGTTCCCGATACTCGAGGTGAGCAGCAATCACCGGTTGAGGGTAGCGGAATGCATCGTCCACCCACCCTACAACATGACAATGGTGGCAAAGCTCCAGCAGAGGCTGGCGGCGCCACTTCAGGTCAACAGCAACTTGCTGAAAGTGGTACCGCTATAACCGCTGGTGGCAATCCGCCTGCACCGTCTGCCATTAAG CCTTTTTATGGTGCCGCACGGTTGGCATTTGGTCAAAATCCGGAAGTGCTTCCAACCACCACAACTACATCTACAAAAATGACAACGTCCGCCACTTCTACTTCCACTagtactacaacaacaacgacaaccaCTGAAGCACCCATCCAAAGCAACAGCGATGGCAAAAGTACAACTGCTGTTGAATCAGACACACTTCCGCTCGACGTCGAAACTGTCGGTTTGAATGAGAAAGAAATTATGGGAACGAATCCGTCCGCTAAGTTAACTGAACAAATCAAATCAACAGCCCAACGTCGCTCGGTGACCTTAATGCCACCACAACAG acTGTCGGAGATCTTCTCAAGCGTCACAATGGACAAATATCACCACTGGACATGGCCCAGTACGTGTTTTGGACTGGGGATGAGGCGGGTGTTGCACGCGCCGTTGAAGAGCTTATCGATCGAGGAGTG ATTTCGCGTGAAAACGCGTTGGCATTTCTACGAGAGGTGCGTGTTGGCATTGAGTACCTACAACAATCTTATACAAATCGTATTTTCCCCGAAGCTGGTTTGAATATCAACATAGACAAG AAAATGTTCGATTTTCCGCAAACCAAACCGATAGCACCAACAACTGTCTTACCAATAAATGAGAAGCCTTTGCTCCCTTACTTACGACTGGATCGTCTTTTGCACGCTAGCAATAAGAATCCAACGAAATCGGTGGAAAATATATCAGTTTGGCATAAATTGCAAGCGCTAAACAATGACGGTAATCAAG ACTTAAACGATTATGACGAGACCGGCGAAAGAACTAAAATATCGCAATTTCTGTACAATGAATACACTTTGgaagatattttgtataaattggcAAAG ATTATGTTCGCACAATCTTTGTCTCATGGCTCCGATGAAGCACAGCACGAGCTACAGAAATTAACCGAGTTTTTGGAGCGTGAAGGAAGTCTTGGTGTTATACCAATTGATttgcagaaaaaagttttaC acATTTTATTCCGCGCACTTTCCGACACTTTGGCCGAACGTCCTGAATTGTTGTCTGCTGCTAATGTCAATCTTGCAAATCCCTACAATCGTCTTCCTATGCGCATTTTAGAGCCATAA